The following DNA comes from Paraburkholderia sp. PGU19.
GCCGGCTAGCCTCGATGGCCGCTTGAATGATCGAGCACCCTTTCATCTCCAGCTCGCGCGCAAACTCCACAATCAGAATCGCATTCTTCGCGGATAGCCCGACGAGCACCATCAGGCCGATCTGCGTAAAGATGTTGTTATCTCCGTGAGTCAGCCAAACGCCAAGTAGCGCAGAGAGCACACTCATCGGAACGATCATCAGAATGGCCAGCGGTAACGTCATGCTTTCATACATCGCTGCGAGCACCATATAGACGAGCAGAACGCTGACAGGAAATACCCAGAGCGCCGCGTTGCCGGCCAGAATCTGTTGATATGTCAGGTCGGTCCACTCGAACTTCATACCTCGCGGCAACGTCTTTGCGGCAACCCTTTCGATGGCAGCCTGCGCCTGCCCCGACGAGTAACCCGGCGCAGGGCCACCATTGACGTCGGCGGCCGTGTAGCCGTTGTACCGAACGACGGAATCAGGACCAAAGGTCGGCGTGACTTTCACGAGGGTCGACAGCGGCACCATCTCCCCCTTGTCGTTGCGCGTTTTGAGCAATCCGATATCGTCCATGTGCGCACGAAATGGCGCGTCCGCTTGCACACGCACCTGATACACACGGCCAAAGCGGTTGAAATCATTCACATAGAACGAACCAAGATAAACCTGCATAGTGCTGAAAATGTCGTTCACGGAGATGCCCAATTGCTTGGCCTTCACGCGGTCCACGGCGACGTTCACCTGCGGCACATTGATCTGATAGGTGGAGAACGCCGGGCCGAGCTCAGGCGCCTTCGCTGCGGCCTTGAGGAAAGCCTGGGTCGCGTTGTCGAGCGCCGTATAGCCAGCGGCTTGCTGATCTTCGACCTGGAGCTTGAAACCACCAAGCGTGCCCAGACCCAGAACAGGCGGCGGCGGGAAGACGGCGACGAAAGCGCCCTTGATTCCAGAGAATCTCTTGTTCAAATCCGCCGCGATGCTTAACCCTGTCATCGATTTGCCCTCACGCTCATCAAACGGCGTTTCGGCGAAAAAGACGACCGCCGAACTCGACGAATTGGTGAAACCATTGACCGACAAACCGGGGAACTGCACGGCGGATTCGACACCGGGTGTCTTCATCGCGATGTCCCCGACCTGGCGAACCACAGCTTCAGTCCGGTCGAGGGATGCGCCATTGGGCAACTGCACGATAGCGACCAGATACTGCTTGTCCTGAACGGGAACGAATCCACCTGGCACGACCTTGGTCACGAGGACTGTGAGCCCGAGCAACACGCCATAGAACGCAAGGATGACGACCTTGCGGTTGACGACCTTCGACACGCCGCGGCTATACGACTCTGAGCCGCGATGAAAGACCTTGTTGAACACATTGAAGAATGGTCCGAACAGGCGATCCATCGCGCGAGTGAGCCAATCTTTAGGGTCATGGTGTCCTTTGAGCAAAAGCGCGGACAGCGCGGGCGAAAGCGTCAGCGAATTGAACGCGGAAATGACCGTCGAAATCGCAATGGTCATCGCGAACTGTTTGTAGAACTGACCCGTCAGGCCGCTCATGAATGCGAGTGGCACGAACACAGCCACCAGTGTCAACGCGATTGCGATGATCGGCCCGCTCACTTCCTGCATCGCCTGATTCGTGGCCTCCTTTGGAGACAGCCCGGTCGCAATATTGCGTTCGACGTTCTCGACCACCACGATCGCGTCATCGACCACGATGCCGATTGCCAACACCATGCCGAACAGCGACAGCGCATTTATCGAGAAACCAAATGCAAGCAACAGCGAGAAGGCGCCTATAATCGAGACTGGCACGGCAATCAGAGGAATGACCGATGCGCGCCACGTCTGCAGAAACACGATAACAACGAGCACGACTAAGGCGATCGCTTCGAGCAGCGTGTGAATCACAGCATGGATACTCGCGCGCACGAACTGTGTCGGGTCATAGACGATGTCGTATTTCACTCCTTCCGGCATATCGGCCTGCAGTTGTTTCATCGCGTCGCGAACGTGATCCGATATGTTTAGTGAATTCGCTCCCGGCAACTCGAAGATCGCCATCGCGACGGCCGACTTGTTATTCAGCAGCGAACGGCGCGCGTATTCAGACGCACCCATTTCGACGCGTGCGACGTCCTTAAGTCTCGTCACCGCGCCATCGGCCGACGTCTTCAGGACGATGTCGCGGAATTCGTCTTCGGTCTCGAGTCTGCCCTGCGCGTTCACATTGAGTTGCAGTGGTGCATCAGGCGTCGACGGGGATGCGCCGACCTGTCCAGCGGCGACCTGGAGGTTCTGATCGCGAATTGCCGTGACAACGTCGTTCGCCGTCATGTCGTGTTCGGCCACCTTCAACGGATCGAGCCACACGCGCATCGAGTAGTCGCCGGCCCCCCACAACGTGACCTGGCCGACGCCGGGAATGCGCTCGAGCCGGTCACGCACGTTGATCAGCGCATAGTTGCGCAGATACGTGCTGTTGTATTTCTCGCTCGGCGAAACGAGGTGCACCACCATCGTGAGCGTCGGCGACGACTTGATCGTCGTAACTCCGAGGCGCTGCACGTCCGTAGGCAAGCGCGGCAGCGCCTGGTTCACACGCGTTTCCACCTGCTGCTGAGCAAGATCGGGATTCGTGCCGAGCTTGAACGTGATCGTCAGCGTAAGCGTGCCGTCGCTATTGGCTTGCGACTGCATGTACAACATATTTTCGACGCCGTTGATCTGCTCTTCGAGCGGCGAAGCAACCGTTTCAGCGATCACCTTGGGATTTGCGCCCGGATATTGCGCAGTCACCACGACGGACGGTGGCACGACCCCGGGATATTCGGAAATAGGGAGATTGACCATGGAAATCAATCCCGCCAGCAAGATCATCGCGGACAGAACTGCCGCAAATATGGGGCGCTCGATAAAAAACTTGGAGAGATTCATGACGTTCTCTGGCTAAGCATGAGGGGCCATGCGCGATCCACGCACTCAGGAAGCCTTCGTCGTTGACGCGGCGTCGCCCGACATCTTCACGGTGTTCGTCTTGACGGAATCGCCCGGACGAACGCGCTGTATGCCGTTCACAACGACGCGGTCTCCAACTTGCAGACCGCCCGTGATGACGCGAAAACTCTGCTGCCGGTCGCCGAGTGTCACTTCGCGGTACTGGACCTTGTTGTCCTTGTCGACCAGCAGCACGAATTTCTTATCTTGATCAGTCTGAATGGCCTCGTCGTTGACCAACACTGCCTGATGCGGCGCGCCCCCGCCAACGCGAGCGCGAACATAAAGGCCAGGTAGAAGCACACCATCCTCGTTATTGAAACGTGCGCGAACACGAATCGTTCCGGAACTGGTGTCGAGTCGGTTGTCGATGGAATCGATCACGCCCTGCCGGGAATATCCTGTCTCGTTAGCGAGTCCGACGGAGACCGGGACTTTTACTTTCGAGTCGCGACTGAGAAAGCGCAGATATGTCTGTTCGTCGACATCGAACGACGCGTAGATGGGCGACGTCGAAACCAGCGTTGTCAGCACGGGCGCATTCGCCCCGGTGGAAACGATATTGCCGATAGTCAGTTCGGCACGGGAAACTCGCCCGGACACCGGAGCGGTAATCGCTGTGTAGCCCAGATTGATCTGCGCCGCTTCGAGGGCAGCCTTTGCCGCCTTCACAGCCGCCGCCGCTTCACGATTCGCGTTTTGCGCCTCATCGTAGTCGCGCTTGGCGATCGCATTATCTGTCAGCAGTCTCTGCGCGCGCGCCCAATCGGCCGACGCGTATCCGCTCCGAGATTCAGCCGACGCGACCTGCGCCACGGCCCGGTCGACCTCCGCCTGATACGGCCTCGGATCGATGGTGAAAAGCCGGTCGCCTTTCTTAACGACCGCCCCGTCGTGGAAATGGACTCCGACGATCGTTCCCGAAACGAGGGGTCGGATCTCGACCTTCTCGATCGCCTCGATTCGACCTGAGTAGCTTTGATAGTCGGTGATGGACTGCGAGATCACTGTCGCGACGTCTACATCTGCAACAGGCGGCGCAACAGCAGCGGAAGCCTGTGCGACTGGGGAGCCGCCACCATGTGCGCGATATGACGCGACAACAATGGCGACGACCGCCAAGGAAATCGCGCCGGCCGTGACCAGATTACGCTTGAACGGCATTTCAAATTCCACTTGATTGATGTTACGAATCAACCGCTCTCCGAATCAGCAGCAAGTCCTCAGCTGACGAAGGCGACAACCAGCAAATCCCGTCTTCACGGCACCTCGTTGTGTGTCACATTTGCATAGAACGCAACCGTGGCGGGTACACCAACGGCCACCGAGTACGCGATGTGCGTTTCTGCCTCGATACGAATCAATCGGTGCTCAGCGCTTGCGATGAATGGCGACTAACCCCTTGAGACAATGAGACACGATTGGCGCGGCATAAGGAAGGATCCGGTGAGACGCCATGGGCAGAGAAG
Coding sequences within:
- a CDS encoding efflux RND transporter permease subunit, with the protein product MNLSKFFIERPIFAAVLSAMILLAGLISMVNLPISEYPGVVPPSVVVTAQYPGANPKVIAETVASPLEEQINGVENMLYMQSQANSDGTLTLTITFKLGTNPDLAQQQVETRVNQALPRLPTDVQRLGVTTIKSSPTLTMVVHLVSPSEKYNSTYLRNYALINVRDRLERIPGVGQVTLWGAGDYSMRVWLDPLKVAEHDMTANDVVTAIRDQNLQVAAGQVGASPSTPDAPLQLNVNAQGRLETEDEFRDIVLKTSADGAVTRLKDVARVEMGASEYARRSLLNNKSAVAMAIFELPGANSLNISDHVRDAMKQLQADMPEGVKYDIVYDPTQFVRASIHAVIHTLLEAIALVVLVVIVFLQTWRASVIPLIAVPVSIIGAFSLLLAFGFSINALSLFGMVLAIGIVVDDAIVVVENVERNIATGLSPKEATNQAMQEVSGPIIAIALTLVAVFVPLAFMSGLTGQFYKQFAMTIAISTVISAFNSLTLSPALSALLLKGHHDPKDWLTRAMDRLFGPFFNVFNKVFHRGSESYSRGVSKVVNRKVVILAFYGVLLGLTVLVTKVVPGGFVPVQDKQYLVAIVQLPNGASLDRTEAVVRQVGDIAMKTPGVESAVQFPGLSVNGFTNSSSSAVVFFAETPFDEREGKSMTGLSIAADLNKRFSGIKGAFVAVFPPPPVLGLGTLGGFKLQVEDQQAAGYTALDNATQAFLKAAAKAPELGPAFSTYQINVPQVNVAVDRVKAKQLGISVNDIFSTMQVYLGSFYVNDFNRFGRVYQVRVQADAPFRAHMDDIGLLKTRNDKGEMVPLSTLVKVTPTFGPDSVVRYNGYTAADVNGGPAPGYSSGQAQAAIERVAAKTLPRGMKFEWTDLTYQQILAGNAALWVFPVSVLLVYMVLAAMYESMTLPLAILMIVPMSVLSALLGVWLTHGDNNIFTQIGLMVLVGLSAKNAILIVEFARELEMKGCSIIQAAIEASRLRLRPILMTSIAFIMGVVPLVVSGGAGSEMRHAIGIAVFFGMLGVTLFGLLLTPVFYVVLRKLTRTEHIVDKHGHHPHVRGVNASVDG
- a CDS encoding efflux RND transporter periplasmic adaptor subunit, encoding MPFKRNLVTAGAISLAVVAIVVASYRAHGGGSPVAQASAAVAPPVADVDVATVISQSITDYQSYSGRIEAIEKVEIRPLVSGTIVGVHFHDGAVVKKGDRLFTIDPRPYQAEVDRAVAQVASAESRSGYASADWARAQRLLTDNAIAKRDYDEAQNANREAAAAVKAAKAALEAAQINLGYTAITAPVSGRVSRAELTIGNIVSTGANAPVLTTLVSTSPIYASFDVDEQTYLRFLSRDSKVKVPVSVGLANETGYSRQGVIDSIDNRLDTSSGTIRVRARFNNEDGVLLPGLYVRARVGGGAPHQAVLVNDEAIQTDQDKKFVLLVDKDNKVQYREVTLGDRQQSFRVITGGLQVGDRVVVNGIQRVRPGDSVKTNTVKMSGDAASTTKAS